One Pseudomonas tolaasii NCPPB 2192 genomic window carries:
- the miaA gene encoding tRNA (adenosine(37)-N6)-dimethylallyltransferase MiaA, which yields MSALPPAIFLMGPTAAGKTDLAIELTKVLPCELISVDSALVYRDMDIGTAKPSKELLAQYPHRLIDIIDPSESYSAADFRTDALAAMADITARGNIPLLVGGTMLYYKALQEGLADMPPADAQVRAELEEEAARLGWQALHDQLAAVDPVSAARIHPNDPQRLTRALEVWRVSGQTMTEHRLKQSAQSADAGASGASQLPYTVANLAIAPANRQVLHERIAQRFTIMLEQGFVDEVVALRSRGDLHSGLPSIRAVGYRQVWDHLDGKLTSAEMQERGIIATRQLAKRQFTWLRSWSDLHWLDSLDSDNLSRALKYLGTVSILS from the coding sequence ATGAGTGCCTTGCCCCCCGCGATTTTCCTGATGGGCCCCACGGCTGCCGGCAAGACCGACCTGGCCATCGAACTGACCAAAGTGCTGCCGTGCGAGCTGATCAGCGTCGACTCTGCCCTGGTTTACCGGGACATGGACATCGGCACGGCCAAGCCTTCGAAAGAATTGTTGGCGCAGTATCCGCACCGGTTGATCGACATCATCGACCCGTCCGAGAGCTATTCGGCGGCGGATTTTCGCACCGACGCTCTCGCTGCCATGGCCGATATCACCGCGCGGGGTAATATCCCACTGCTGGTGGGCGGCACGATGCTCTATTACAAGGCTTTGCAGGAAGGGCTGGCTGACATGCCGCCCGCCGACGCCCAGGTGCGCGCGGAGCTCGAAGAAGAGGCTGCACGCCTTGGCTGGCAAGCCTTGCACGACCAGTTGGCAGCGGTAGACCCGGTATCCGCCGCGCGCATTCATCCCAATGACCCTCAGCGCCTCACCCGCGCCCTGGAAGTCTGGCGTGTCAGCGGGCAGACCATGACTGAACATCGGCTGAAACAAAGTGCGCAAAGTGCTGACGCAGGCGCATCTGGCGCGTCACAATTGCCCTATACTGTGGCGAATCTGGCCATCGCTCCGGCAAATCGCCAGGTCCTGCATGAACGAATTGCACAAAGATTCACAATTATGTTGGAACAGGGGTTTGTGGACGAGGTCGTAGCACTGCGTTCCCGAGGTGACCTGCATTCAGGGTTGCCTTCGATACGTGCTGTTGGCTACCGCCAAGTCTGGGATCATCTGGATGGCAAGCTGACGTCAGCCGAGATGCAGGAGCGCGGCATCATCGCCACGCGCCAATTGGCGAAACGCCAGTTCACCTGGTTGCGCAGCTGGAGCGATTTGCACTGGCTGGACAGCCTGGACAGCGACAATCTGTCACGCGCCTTGAAATACTTGGGAACGGTCTCCATATTGAGCTGA
- the hfq gene encoding RNA chaperone Hfq, translating to MSKGHSLQDPYLNTLRKEKVGVSIYLVNGIKLQGTIESFDQFVILLKNTVSQMVYKHAISTVVPVRPIRLPSAAGDDAADAEPGNA from the coding sequence ATGTCAAAAGGGCATTCGCTACAAGACCCTTACTTGAATACTTTACGTAAAGAGAAAGTTGGGGTTTCCATCTATCTGGTCAACGGCATCAAGCTGCAAGGCACGATCGAGTCGTTCGACCAGTTCGTGATCCTGCTGAAAAACACCGTCAGCCAGATGGTTTACAAGCACGCTATCTCGACAGTCGTTCCAGTCCGTCCAATCCGCCTGCCAAGCGCAGCCGGTGATGATGCAGCTGACGCTGAGCCAGGTAACGCCTGA